Proteins encoded within one genomic window of Choristoneura fumiferana chromosome 28, NRCan_CFum_1, whole genome shotgun sequence:
- the LOC141443823 gene encoding uncharacterized protein, giving the protein MESVLQPPPPFNFENNLANVTSGNLSAEWQKWKKSCKIYFEACEINKKEKKVQLNIILHIIGEKCREVYEQFNEEIQTVDQLLKRFDDYFIPKKNLAVERHRFFTRNQKELESTEQYVFELNKIASKYEFKDLQDDLVCSKFICGVKDMGLSERLLREPDVTLKKAIDLCKLVEISRMQAQNMKTDSGDHHSIHEISQDTHGIEPGTRDVHLVNRRPARSYNRRPSLTPPRTIASRGADENIINRNNHQYSYQKQHSSKTNDYLRHTAPEMESRYQRSTYKKWLRQLRASSS; this is encoded by the coding sequence ATGGAGTCAGTTTTACAACCACCGCCTCCATTCAATTTCGAGAACAATCTGGCGAATGTTACTTCTGGAAACTTAAGCGCAGAATGGCAAAAGTGGAAAAAATCATGTAAGATTTATTTTGAAGCATGCGAAATAAATAAGAAGGAGAAGAAAGTccaattaaatattatactaCACATTATTGGAGAAAAATGCCGTGAAGTTTATGAACAATTTAATGAAGAAATACAGACGGTAGACCAGCTGTTGAAACGGTTCGACGattattttattccgaaaaaaaatTTAGCAGTAGAAAGACATCGCTTCTTCACACGAAACCAAAAAGAATTGGAATCTACCGAGCAATATGtatttgaattaaacaaaatagCGTCAAAATACGAATTCAAAGACCTGCAAGATGACTTGGTGTGTAGCAAGTTTATCTGTGGCGTGAAAGATATGGGACTTTCAGAAAGGCTCCTAAGGGAACCAGATGTTACATTAAAGAAAGCTATAGATTTATGCAAGTTGGTTGAAATATCCAGAATGCAGGCACAAAATATGAAAACTGACAGCGGTGATCACCATAGCATACATGAAATATCCCAAGACACTCACGGAATCGAACCGGGGACCCGCGACGTGCATCTGGTAAATAGACGACCCGCGCGCAGCTATAACCGGCGGCCGTCACTCACACCGCCGCGAACAATCGCTAGTAGAGGAGCGGATGAGAACATAATTAATCGCAACAACCACCAATATTCCTATCAGAAACAGCATTCTTCAAAGACCAACGACTATTTGCGACATACAGCACCAGAAATGGAGTCAAGATACCAGCGCAGTACCTACAAAAAATGGTTGCGGCAACTGCGGGCGAGCTCATCCTAG